In Tachysurus vachellii isolate PV-2020 chromosome 12, HZAU_Pvac_v1, whole genome shotgun sequence, the following are encoded in one genomic region:
- the tnksb gene encoding tankyrase, TRF1-interacting ankyrin-related ADP-ribose polymerase b isoform X6, which yields MAVSRRSSHHHHHHHGALPSPPRSVLLPSPPPETPSVTPDSATLSPADSSTSVEVVVPEASPGRPASSLCTQGDGAAGEESCAAGGAFRELFEACRNGDVSRVKRLVDSVNVNAKDITGRKSTPLHFAAGFGRKDVVEHLLHTGANVHARDDGGLIPLHNACSFGHAEVVSVLLCQGADPNARDNWNYTPLHEAAIKGKIDVCIVLLQHGADPNIRNTDGKSALDLADPSAKTVLTGEYKKDELLEAARSGNEDKLMALLTPLNVNCHASDGRKSTPLHLAAGYNRVRIVQLLLQYGADVHAKDKGGLVPLHNACSYGHYEVTELLLKHGACVNAMDLWQFTPLHEAASKNRAEVCSLLLSHGADPTVLNCHGKSAIELAHTPELRDRLAYEFKGHSLLQAAREADMVKVKKVPPDIINFKHPHSQDSALHCAVASPHPKRKQVTELLLRKGANIHEKNKDFMTAFHMAAERAHNDVLEVLQKHGAKVNAVDNLGQTGLHRAALAGHIQTCRLLLGYGADPSIISLQGFTAAQMGNEAVQQILSENIPTRNSDADYRFLEAAKAGDLDTVKQMCSPQNVNCRDLEGRHSTPLHFAAGYNRVAVVEYLLHHGADVHAKDKGGLVPLHNACSYGHYEVAELLVRHGASVNVADLWKFTPLHEAAAKGKYEICKLLLKHGADPSKKNRDGNVAMDMVKDGDTDIQDLLRGDAALLDAAKKGCLARVQKLCTSDNINCRDTQGRNSTPLHLAAGYNNLEVAEYLLEHGADVNAQDKGGLIPLHNAASYGHVDIAALLIKFNTCVNATDKWAFTPLHEAAQKGRTQLCALLLAHGADPTMKNQEGQTALDLATADDIRALLMDAMPPDSLPSCLKPQATVLSASLISPASSIDNLSEGACGGADGATGGERKEGEVAVLDMNISQFLKSLGLEHLRDIFEREQITLDVLADMGHEELKEIGINAYGHRHKLIKGIERLLGGQQGANPYLAFHCTAQGTLLIDLPPDDKEFQSVEEEMQSTIREHRDGGNAGGVFNRYNIIKIQKVVNKKLRERYTHRQKEISDENHNHQNERMLFHGSPFINAIIHKGFDERHAYIGGMFGAGIYFAENSSKSNQYVYGIGGGTGCPTHKDRSCYVCHRQMLFCRVTLGKSFLQFSAMKMAHAPPAHHSVIGRPSVNGLAYAEYVIYRGEQAYPEYLITYQIAKPECNTQSTIGAQQKS from the exons ATGGCTGTGTCCCGTCGCTcctctcatcatcatcatcatcaccacggAGCGCTGCCTTCACCTCCGCGCAGCGTCCTGCTCCCTTCTCCTCCCCCGGAGACTCCCTCAGTCACTCCGGACTCGGCGACTCTGAGTCCGGCGGACAGCAGCACGTCAGTGGAGGTGGTGGTTCCCGAGGCCTCCCCGGGCCGCCCTGCTTCGTCTCTGTGCACTCAGGGCGACGGCGCTGCGGGGGAGGAGAGCTGCGCAGCCGGGGGTGCGTTCCGCGAGCTGTTCGAGGCCTGTAGGAACGGAGACGTGTCCCGGGTCAAGCGGCTGGTGGACTCTGTGAATGTGAACGCAAAGGACATCACAGGCAGGAAGTCCACACCGCTCCACTTCGCCGCAG GTTTTGGTCGTAAGGACGTGGTAGAACATCTCCTGCATACAGGAGCGAATGTTCACGCTCGTGATGACGGTGGTCTCATTCCTCTCCACAACGCGTGTTCATTTGGTCACGCTGAGGTAGTGAGTGTGTTGCTGTGTCAGGGAGCTGACCCCAATGCCCGGGACAACTGGAACTACACACCGCTGCATGAGGCCGCCATCAAGGGAAAGATAGACGTGTGTATCG ttctCCTCCAGCATGGTGCTGACCCCAACATCAGAAATACTGACGGCAAATCAGCTCTGGACCTGGCAGACCCTTCAGCCAAGACTGTGCTCACTG gtGAGTATAAGAAAGATGAGCTGTTGGAGGCAGCGAG AAGTGGAAACGAAGATAAGCTGATGGCTCTTCTTACACCACTCAATGTCAACTGTCATGCCAGTGATGGACGCAAG tcaACTCCACTGCACCTGGCCGCAGGTTATAACCGTGTGCGCATCGTCCAGCTACTGCTGCAGTATGGAGCAGACGTCCACGCCAAGGACAAGGG AGGTCTTGTTCCTCTCCATAATGCCTGTTCATATGGTCACTACGAGGTCACTGAACTGCTGCTGAAG caTGGAGCGTGTGTGAATGCAATGGACCTGTGGCAGTTCACCCCACTGCACGAGGCGGCCAGTAAGAACCGTGCAGAGGTGTGTTCGCTGCTGCTGAGTCATGGAGCTGATCCCACTGTCCTCAACTGTCACGGCAAGAGCGCCATCGAGCTcgcacacacacctgagctccGCGACAGACTTGCCT aTGAGTTTAAAGGCCACTCACTGCTCCAGGCTGCACGTGAGGCTGACATGGTGAAGGTGAAAAAAGTCCCACCAGATATCATCAACTTTAAACACCCACACTCTCAGGACAGCGCACTG cactgtGCTGTGGCTTCTCCTCATCCCAAACGCAAACAGGTGACAGAGCTGCTGCTACGTAAAGGAGCCAACATCCACGAGAAGAACAAAGA CTTTATGACTGCATTCCACATGGCTGCAGAACGAGCTCATAACGACGTGCTGGAGGTTTTGCAGAAACACGGAgcaaag gTGAACGCAGTGGACAATCTGGGTCAAACAGGACTTCATAGAGCTGCTCTGGCCGGTCACATTCAGACCTGCCGGCTGCTGCTTGGCTACGGCGCTGACCCGTCAATCATCTCCCTCCAGGGCTTCACAGCTGCTCAGATGGGCAACGAGGCGGTGCAGCAAATACTCAGTG AGAACATTCCAACTCGAAACTCGGATGCAGACTATCGCTTCTTAGAGGCAGCCAAGGCAGGAGACCTTGACAcggtgaag caaaTGTGCTCTCCTCAGAATGTGAACTGTCGTGATCTGGAAGGACgtcactccactccactgcACTTTGCTGCTGGTTATAACCGTGTGGCTGTGGTGGAGTATTTACTGCACCACGGAGCTGATGTACACGCCAAGGACAAGGG aggtctggttcctctccatAACGCCTGCTCATACGGTCACTATGAAGTAGCCGAGCTGTTGGTGCGTCATGGAGCATCAGTGAATGTAGCTGACCTGTGGAAGTTTACTCCACTGCATGAAGCTGCAGCCAAGGGCAAATATGAGATCTGTAAACTGCTGCTCAAG caTGGTGCTGACCCATCAAAGAAAAACCGCGATGGTAATGTGGCTATGGATATGGTAAAGGACGGAGACACGGACATCCAGGACCTCCTGCGTGGAGACGCCGCCCTGCTGGATGCTGCAAAGAAAGGCTGCCTTGCCCGTGTCCAGAAACTGTGTACCAGTGATAACATTAACTGTAGAGACACACAGGGCAGGAACTCTACACCCTTACACcttgcag cTGGCTACAATAACCTGGAGGTAGCAGAATACTTGTTGGAGCATGGTGCAGATGTTAACGCACAGGACAAAGGAGGTCTGATCCCACTGCACAATGCTGCTTCCTATGGG cATGTGGACATTGCAGCTCTGCTGATCAAGTTCAACACGTGTGTGAATGCCACAGATAAGTGGGCGTTCACTCCGCTGCACGAGGCTGCTCAGAAAGGAAGGACACAGTTGTGCGCACTGCTGCTGGCTCACGGCGCTGATCCTACCATGAAGAACCAGGAGGGCCAGACTGCGCTGGACTTAGCCACG gCGGATGATATCCGGGCTCTGCTGATGGACGCCATGCCTCCTGATTCACTGCCCAGCTGTCTGAAACCTCAAGCCACGGTGCTGAGTGCCAGTCTGATCTCCCCTGCCTCCAGCATCGACAACCTGAGTGAAGGAGCCTGTGGGGGTGCCGATGGGGCCACAGGGGGCGAGCGCAAGGagggagagg tgGCTGTGTTGGATATGAACATCAGTCAGTTCCTGAAGAGTCTGGGCCTGGAACATCTCAGAGATATTTTTGAGCGTGAACAG ATCACTCTGGATGTACTGGCTGATATGGGACACGAGGAGCTGAAGGAGATCGGAATAAATGCCtacggacacagacacaaactaaTCAAAGGCATTGAGAGGCTGTTAGGGGGTCAGCAGG GTGCGAATCCGTACCTGGCCTTCCACTGCACAGCTCAGGGAACTCTCCTCATTGACCTGCCTCCTGACGACAAGGAGTTCCAGTCTGTGGAGGAGGAG atgcAGAGCACGATCCGTGAGCACAGAGACGGAGGAAATGCTGGAGGAGTTTTTAACAGATACAACATCATCAAG atccaGAAGGTGGTGAACAAGAAGCTGCGTGAGCGTTACACACACCGCCAGAAGGAGATCTCTGATGAGAACCATAATCACCAGAACGAGCGCATGCTGTTccatg GTTCTCCGTTTATTAACGCCATCATCCATAAAGGTTTTGACGAACGTCATGCCTACATTGGCGGCATGTTTGGGGCCGGAATCTACTTTGCAGAAAACTCTTCCAAAAGTAACCAGTATGTTTATGGCATCGGAGGGGGGACAGGATGCCCCACTCACAAAGACCGCTCCTGTTACGTGTGCCACAG GCAGATGCTGTTCTGCAGGGTGACTCTGGGGAAGTCGTTCTTGCAGTTCAGTGCGATGAAGATGGCTCATGCTCCTCCTGCCCATCACTCAGTTATCGGGAGGCCCAGTGTGAATGGCCTGGCTTACGCAGAGTATGTTATCTACAGAGGggagcag gcaTATCCAGAGTATCTCATCACCTACCAGATCGCAAAACCAGAGTGTAACACGCAGAGCACCATAGGAGCACAGCAGAAATCatag
- the tnksb gene encoding tankyrase, TRF1-interacting ankyrin-related ADP-ribose polymerase b isoform X5, giving the protein MAVSRRSSHHHHHHHGALPSPPRSVLLPSPPPETPSVTPDSATLSPADSSTSVEVVVPEASPGRPASSLCTQGDGAAGEESCAAGGAFRELFEACRNGDVSRVKRLVDSVNVNAKDITGRKSTPLHFAAGFGRKDVVEHLLHTGANVHARDDGGLIPLHNACSFGHAEVVSVLLCQGADPNARDNWNYTPLHEAAIKGKIDVCIVLLQHGADPNIRNTDGKSALDLADPSAKTVLTGEYKKDELLEAARSGNEDKLMALLTPLNVNCHASDGRKSTPLHLAAGYNRVRIVQLLLQYGADVHAKDKGGLVPLHNACSYGHYEVTELLLKHGACVNAMDLWQFTPLHEAASKNRAEVCSLLLSHGADPTVLNCHGKSAIELAHTPELRDRLAYEFKGHSLLQAAREADMVKVKKVPPDIINFKHPHSQDSALHCAVASPHPKRKQVTELLLRKGANIHEKNKDFMTAFHMAAERAHNDVLEVLQKHGAKVNAVDNLGQTGLHRAALAGHIQTCRLLLGYGADPSIISLQGFTAAQMGNEAVQQILSENIPTRNSDADYRFLEAAKAGDLDTVKQMCSPQNVNCRDLEGRHSTPLHFAAGYNRVAVVEYLLHHGADVHAKDKGGLVPLHNACSYGHYEVAELLVRHGASVNVADLWKFTPLHEAAAKGKYEICKLLLKHGADPSKKNRDGNVAMDMVKDGDTDIQDLLRGDAALLDAAKKGCLARVQKLCTSDNINCRDTQGRNSTPLHLAAGYNNLEVAEYLLEHGADVNAQDKGGLIPLHNAASYGHVDIAALLIKFNTCVNATDKWAFTPLHEAAQKGRTQLCALLLAHGADPTMKNQEGQTALDLATADDIRALLMDAMPPDSLPSCLKPQATVLSASLISPASSIDNLSEGACGGADGATGGERKEGEGVCVCDSVAVLDMNISQFLKSLGLEHLRDIFEREQITLDVLADMGHEELKEIGINAYGHRHKLIKGIERLLGGQQGANPYLAFHCTAQGTLLIDLPPDDKEFQSVEEEMQSTIREHRDGGNAGGVFNRYNIIKIQKVVNKKLRERYTHRQKEISDENHNHQNERMLFHGSPFINAIIHKGFDERHAYIGGMFGAGIYFAENSSKSNQYVYGIGGGTGCPTHKDRSCYVCHRQMLFCRVTLGKSFLQFSAMKMAHAPPAHHSVIGRPSVNGLAYAEYVIYRGEQAYPEYLITYQIAKPECNTQSTIGAQQKS; this is encoded by the exons ATGGCTGTGTCCCGTCGCTcctctcatcatcatcatcatcaccacggAGCGCTGCCTTCACCTCCGCGCAGCGTCCTGCTCCCTTCTCCTCCCCCGGAGACTCCCTCAGTCACTCCGGACTCGGCGACTCTGAGTCCGGCGGACAGCAGCACGTCAGTGGAGGTGGTGGTTCCCGAGGCCTCCCCGGGCCGCCCTGCTTCGTCTCTGTGCACTCAGGGCGACGGCGCTGCGGGGGAGGAGAGCTGCGCAGCCGGGGGTGCGTTCCGCGAGCTGTTCGAGGCCTGTAGGAACGGAGACGTGTCCCGGGTCAAGCGGCTGGTGGACTCTGTGAATGTGAACGCAAAGGACATCACAGGCAGGAAGTCCACACCGCTCCACTTCGCCGCAG GTTTTGGTCGTAAGGACGTGGTAGAACATCTCCTGCATACAGGAGCGAATGTTCACGCTCGTGATGACGGTGGTCTCATTCCTCTCCACAACGCGTGTTCATTTGGTCACGCTGAGGTAGTGAGTGTGTTGCTGTGTCAGGGAGCTGACCCCAATGCCCGGGACAACTGGAACTACACACCGCTGCATGAGGCCGCCATCAAGGGAAAGATAGACGTGTGTATCG ttctCCTCCAGCATGGTGCTGACCCCAACATCAGAAATACTGACGGCAAATCAGCTCTGGACCTGGCAGACCCTTCAGCCAAGACTGTGCTCACTG gtGAGTATAAGAAAGATGAGCTGTTGGAGGCAGCGAG AAGTGGAAACGAAGATAAGCTGATGGCTCTTCTTACACCACTCAATGTCAACTGTCATGCCAGTGATGGACGCAAG tcaACTCCACTGCACCTGGCCGCAGGTTATAACCGTGTGCGCATCGTCCAGCTACTGCTGCAGTATGGAGCAGACGTCCACGCCAAGGACAAGGG AGGTCTTGTTCCTCTCCATAATGCCTGTTCATATGGTCACTACGAGGTCACTGAACTGCTGCTGAAG caTGGAGCGTGTGTGAATGCAATGGACCTGTGGCAGTTCACCCCACTGCACGAGGCGGCCAGTAAGAACCGTGCAGAGGTGTGTTCGCTGCTGCTGAGTCATGGAGCTGATCCCACTGTCCTCAACTGTCACGGCAAGAGCGCCATCGAGCTcgcacacacacctgagctccGCGACAGACTTGCCT aTGAGTTTAAAGGCCACTCACTGCTCCAGGCTGCACGTGAGGCTGACATGGTGAAGGTGAAAAAAGTCCCACCAGATATCATCAACTTTAAACACCCACACTCTCAGGACAGCGCACTG cactgtGCTGTGGCTTCTCCTCATCCCAAACGCAAACAGGTGACAGAGCTGCTGCTACGTAAAGGAGCCAACATCCACGAGAAGAACAAAGA CTTTATGACTGCATTCCACATGGCTGCAGAACGAGCTCATAACGACGTGCTGGAGGTTTTGCAGAAACACGGAgcaaag gTGAACGCAGTGGACAATCTGGGTCAAACAGGACTTCATAGAGCTGCTCTGGCCGGTCACATTCAGACCTGCCGGCTGCTGCTTGGCTACGGCGCTGACCCGTCAATCATCTCCCTCCAGGGCTTCACAGCTGCTCAGATGGGCAACGAGGCGGTGCAGCAAATACTCAGTG AGAACATTCCAACTCGAAACTCGGATGCAGACTATCGCTTCTTAGAGGCAGCCAAGGCAGGAGACCTTGACAcggtgaag caaaTGTGCTCTCCTCAGAATGTGAACTGTCGTGATCTGGAAGGACgtcactccactccactgcACTTTGCTGCTGGTTATAACCGTGTGGCTGTGGTGGAGTATTTACTGCACCACGGAGCTGATGTACACGCCAAGGACAAGGG aggtctggttcctctccatAACGCCTGCTCATACGGTCACTATGAAGTAGCCGAGCTGTTGGTGCGTCATGGAGCATCAGTGAATGTAGCTGACCTGTGGAAGTTTACTCCACTGCATGAAGCTGCAGCCAAGGGCAAATATGAGATCTGTAAACTGCTGCTCAAG caTGGTGCTGACCCATCAAAGAAAAACCGCGATGGTAATGTGGCTATGGATATGGTAAAGGACGGAGACACGGACATCCAGGACCTCCTGCGTGGAGACGCCGCCCTGCTGGATGCTGCAAAGAAAGGCTGCCTTGCCCGTGTCCAGAAACTGTGTACCAGTGATAACATTAACTGTAGAGACACACAGGGCAGGAACTCTACACCCTTACACcttgcag cTGGCTACAATAACCTGGAGGTAGCAGAATACTTGTTGGAGCATGGTGCAGATGTTAACGCACAGGACAAAGGAGGTCTGATCCCACTGCACAATGCTGCTTCCTATGGG cATGTGGACATTGCAGCTCTGCTGATCAAGTTCAACACGTGTGTGAATGCCACAGATAAGTGGGCGTTCACTCCGCTGCACGAGGCTGCTCAGAAAGGAAGGACACAGTTGTGCGCACTGCTGCTGGCTCACGGCGCTGATCCTACCATGAAGAACCAGGAGGGCCAGACTGCGCTGGACTTAGCCACG gCGGATGATATCCGGGCTCTGCTGATGGACGCCATGCCTCCTGATTCACTGCCCAGCTGTCTGAAACCTCAAGCCACGGTGCTGAGTGCCAGTCTGATCTCCCCTGCCTCCAGCATCGACAACCTGAGTGAAGGAGCCTGTGGGGGTGCCGATGGGGCCACAGGGGGCGAGCGCAAGGagggagagggtgtgtgtgtgtgtgact cagtgGCTGTGTTGGATATGAACATCAGTCAGTTCCTGAAGAGTCTGGGCCTGGAACATCTCAGAGATATTTTTGAGCGTGAACAG ATCACTCTGGATGTACTGGCTGATATGGGACACGAGGAGCTGAAGGAGATCGGAATAAATGCCtacggacacagacacaaactaaTCAAAGGCATTGAGAGGCTGTTAGGGGGTCAGCAGG GTGCGAATCCGTACCTGGCCTTCCACTGCACAGCTCAGGGAACTCTCCTCATTGACCTGCCTCCTGACGACAAGGAGTTCCAGTCTGTGGAGGAGGAG atgcAGAGCACGATCCGTGAGCACAGAGACGGAGGAAATGCTGGAGGAGTTTTTAACAGATACAACATCATCAAG atccaGAAGGTGGTGAACAAGAAGCTGCGTGAGCGTTACACACACCGCCAGAAGGAGATCTCTGATGAGAACCATAATCACCAGAACGAGCGCATGCTGTTccatg GTTCTCCGTTTATTAACGCCATCATCCATAAAGGTTTTGACGAACGTCATGCCTACATTGGCGGCATGTTTGGGGCCGGAATCTACTTTGCAGAAAACTCTTCCAAAAGTAACCAGTATGTTTATGGCATCGGAGGGGGGACAGGATGCCCCACTCACAAAGACCGCTCCTGTTACGTGTGCCACAG GCAGATGCTGTTCTGCAGGGTGACTCTGGGGAAGTCGTTCTTGCAGTTCAGTGCGATGAAGATGGCTCATGCTCCTCCTGCCCATCACTCAGTTATCGGGAGGCCCAGTGTGAATGGCCTGGCTTACGCAGAGTATGTTATCTACAGAGGggagcag gcaTATCCAGAGTATCTCATCACCTACCAGATCGCAAAACCAGAGTGTAACACGCAGAGCACCATAGGAGCACAGCAGAAATCatag
- the tnksb gene encoding tankyrase, TRF1-interacting ankyrin-related ADP-ribose polymerase b isoform X1: protein MAVSRRSSHHHHHHHGALPSPPRSVLLPSPPPETPSVTPDSATLSPADSSTSVEVVVPEASPGRPASSLCTQGDGAAGEESCAAGGAFRELFEACRNGDVSRVKRLVDSVNVNAKDITGRKSTPLHFAAGFGRKDVVEHLLHTGANVHARDDGGLIPLHNACSFGHAEVVSVLLCQGADPNARDNWNYTPLHEAAIKGKIDVCIVLLQHGADPNIRNTDGKSALDLADPSAKTVLTGEYKKDELLEAARSGNEDKLMALLTPLNVNCHASDGRKSTSQKMLSTPLHLAAGYNRVRIVQLLLQYGADVHAKDKGGLVPLHNACSYGHYEVTELLLKHGACVNAMDLWQFTPLHEAASKNRAEVCSLLLSHGADPTVLNCHGKSAIELAHTPELRDRLAYEFKGHSLLQAAREADMVKVKKVPPDIINFKHPHSQDSALHCAVASPHPKRKQVTELLLRKGANIHEKNKDFMTAFHMAAERAHNDVLEVLQKHGAKVNAVDNLGQTGLHRAALAGHIQTCRLLLGYGADPSIISLQGFTAAQMGNEAVQQILSENIPTRNSDADYRFLEAAKAGDLDTVKQMCSPQNVNCRDLEGRHSTPLHFAAGYNRVAVVEYLLHHGADVHAKDKGGLVPLHNACSYGHYEVAELLVRHGASVNVADLWKFTPLHEAAAKGKYEICKLLLKHGADPSKKNRDGNVAMDMVKDGDTDIQDLLRGDAALLDAAKKGCLARVQKLCTSDNINCRDTQGRNSTPLHLAAGYNNLEVAEYLLEHGADVNAQDKGGLIPLHNAASYGHVDIAALLIKFNTCVNATDKWAFTPLHEAAQKGRTQLCALLLAHGADPTMKNQEGQTALDLATADDIRALLMDAMPPDSLPSCLKPQATVLSASLISPASSIDNLSEGACGGADGATGGERKEGEGVCVCDSVAVLDMNISQFLKSLGLEHLRDIFEREQITLDVLADMGHEELKEIGINAYGHRHKLIKGIERLLGGQQGANPYLAFHCTAQGTLLIDLPPDDKEFQSVEEEMQSTIREHRDGGNAGGVFNRYNIIKIQKVVNKKLRERYTHRQKEISDENHNHQNERMLFHGSPFINAIIHKGFDERHAYIGGMFGAGIYFAENSSKSNQYVYGIGGGTGCPTHKDRSCYVCHRQMLFCRVTLGKSFLQFSAMKMAHAPPAHHSVIGRPSVNGLAYAEYVIYRGEQAYPEYLITYQIAKPECNTQSTIGAQQKS from the exons ATGGCTGTGTCCCGTCGCTcctctcatcatcatcatcatcaccacggAGCGCTGCCTTCACCTCCGCGCAGCGTCCTGCTCCCTTCTCCTCCCCCGGAGACTCCCTCAGTCACTCCGGACTCGGCGACTCTGAGTCCGGCGGACAGCAGCACGTCAGTGGAGGTGGTGGTTCCCGAGGCCTCCCCGGGCCGCCCTGCTTCGTCTCTGTGCACTCAGGGCGACGGCGCTGCGGGGGAGGAGAGCTGCGCAGCCGGGGGTGCGTTCCGCGAGCTGTTCGAGGCCTGTAGGAACGGAGACGTGTCCCGGGTCAAGCGGCTGGTGGACTCTGTGAATGTGAACGCAAAGGACATCACAGGCAGGAAGTCCACACCGCTCCACTTCGCCGCAG GTTTTGGTCGTAAGGACGTGGTAGAACATCTCCTGCATACAGGAGCGAATGTTCACGCTCGTGATGACGGTGGTCTCATTCCTCTCCACAACGCGTGTTCATTTGGTCACGCTGAGGTAGTGAGTGTGTTGCTGTGTCAGGGAGCTGACCCCAATGCCCGGGACAACTGGAACTACACACCGCTGCATGAGGCCGCCATCAAGGGAAAGATAGACGTGTGTATCG ttctCCTCCAGCATGGTGCTGACCCCAACATCAGAAATACTGACGGCAAATCAGCTCTGGACCTGGCAGACCCTTCAGCCAAGACTGTGCTCACTG gtGAGTATAAGAAAGATGAGCTGTTGGAGGCAGCGAG AAGTGGAAACGAAGATAAGCTGATGGCTCTTCTTACACCACTCAATGTCAACTGTCATGCCAGTGATGGACGCAAG TCAACTTCACAAAAAATGCTG tcaACTCCACTGCACCTGGCCGCAGGTTATAACCGTGTGCGCATCGTCCAGCTACTGCTGCAGTATGGAGCAGACGTCCACGCCAAGGACAAGGG AGGTCTTGTTCCTCTCCATAATGCCTGTTCATATGGTCACTACGAGGTCACTGAACTGCTGCTGAAG caTGGAGCGTGTGTGAATGCAATGGACCTGTGGCAGTTCACCCCACTGCACGAGGCGGCCAGTAAGAACCGTGCAGAGGTGTGTTCGCTGCTGCTGAGTCATGGAGCTGATCCCACTGTCCTCAACTGTCACGGCAAGAGCGCCATCGAGCTcgcacacacacctgagctccGCGACAGACTTGCCT aTGAGTTTAAAGGCCACTCACTGCTCCAGGCTGCACGTGAGGCTGACATGGTGAAGGTGAAAAAAGTCCCACCAGATATCATCAACTTTAAACACCCACACTCTCAGGACAGCGCACTG cactgtGCTGTGGCTTCTCCTCATCCCAAACGCAAACAGGTGACAGAGCTGCTGCTACGTAAAGGAGCCAACATCCACGAGAAGAACAAAGA CTTTATGACTGCATTCCACATGGCTGCAGAACGAGCTCATAACGACGTGCTGGAGGTTTTGCAGAAACACGGAgcaaag gTGAACGCAGTGGACAATCTGGGTCAAACAGGACTTCATAGAGCTGCTCTGGCCGGTCACATTCAGACCTGCCGGCTGCTGCTTGGCTACGGCGCTGACCCGTCAATCATCTCCCTCCAGGGCTTCACAGCTGCTCAGATGGGCAACGAGGCGGTGCAGCAAATACTCAGTG AGAACATTCCAACTCGAAACTCGGATGCAGACTATCGCTTCTTAGAGGCAGCCAAGGCAGGAGACCTTGACAcggtgaag caaaTGTGCTCTCCTCAGAATGTGAACTGTCGTGATCTGGAAGGACgtcactccactccactgcACTTTGCTGCTGGTTATAACCGTGTGGCTGTGGTGGAGTATTTACTGCACCACGGAGCTGATGTACACGCCAAGGACAAGGG aggtctggttcctctccatAACGCCTGCTCATACGGTCACTATGAAGTAGCCGAGCTGTTGGTGCGTCATGGAGCATCAGTGAATGTAGCTGACCTGTGGAAGTTTACTCCACTGCATGAAGCTGCAGCCAAGGGCAAATATGAGATCTGTAAACTGCTGCTCAAG caTGGTGCTGACCCATCAAAGAAAAACCGCGATGGTAATGTGGCTATGGATATGGTAAAGGACGGAGACACGGACATCCAGGACCTCCTGCGTGGAGACGCCGCCCTGCTGGATGCTGCAAAGAAAGGCTGCCTTGCCCGTGTCCAGAAACTGTGTACCAGTGATAACATTAACTGTAGAGACACACAGGGCAGGAACTCTACACCCTTACACcttgcag cTGGCTACAATAACCTGGAGGTAGCAGAATACTTGTTGGAGCATGGTGCAGATGTTAACGCACAGGACAAAGGAGGTCTGATCCCACTGCACAATGCTGCTTCCTATGGG cATGTGGACATTGCAGCTCTGCTGATCAAGTTCAACACGTGTGTGAATGCCACAGATAAGTGGGCGTTCACTCCGCTGCACGAGGCTGCTCAGAAAGGAAGGACACAGTTGTGCGCACTGCTGCTGGCTCACGGCGCTGATCCTACCATGAAGAACCAGGAGGGCCAGACTGCGCTGGACTTAGCCACG gCGGATGATATCCGGGCTCTGCTGATGGACGCCATGCCTCCTGATTCACTGCCCAGCTGTCTGAAACCTCAAGCCACGGTGCTGAGTGCCAGTCTGATCTCCCCTGCCTCCAGCATCGACAACCTGAGTGAAGGAGCCTGTGGGGGTGCCGATGGGGCCACAGGGGGCGAGCGCAAGGagggagagggtgtgtgtgtgtgtgact cagtgGCTGTGTTGGATATGAACATCAGTCAGTTCCTGAAGAGTCTGGGCCTGGAACATCTCAGAGATATTTTTGAGCGTGAACAG ATCACTCTGGATGTACTGGCTGATATGGGACACGAGGAGCTGAAGGAGATCGGAATAAATGCCtacggacacagacacaaactaaTCAAAGGCATTGAGAGGCTGTTAGGGGGTCAGCAGG GTGCGAATCCGTACCTGGCCTTCCACTGCACAGCTCAGGGAACTCTCCTCATTGACCTGCCTCCTGACGACAAGGAGTTCCAGTCTGTGGAGGAGGAG atgcAGAGCACGATCCGTGAGCACAGAGACGGAGGAAATGCTGGAGGAGTTTTTAACAGATACAACATCATCAAG atccaGAAGGTGGTGAACAAGAAGCTGCGTGAGCGTTACACACACCGCCAGAAGGAGATCTCTGATGAGAACCATAATCACCAGAACGAGCGCATGCTGTTccatg GTTCTCCGTTTATTAACGCCATCATCCATAAAGGTTTTGACGAACGTCATGCCTACATTGGCGGCATGTTTGGGGCCGGAATCTACTTTGCAGAAAACTCTTCCAAAAGTAACCAGTATGTTTATGGCATCGGAGGGGGGACAGGATGCCCCACTCACAAAGACCGCTCCTGTTACGTGTGCCACAG GCAGATGCTGTTCTGCAGGGTGACTCTGGGGAAGTCGTTCTTGCAGTTCAGTGCGATGAAGATGGCTCATGCTCCTCCTGCCCATCACTCAGTTATCGGGAGGCCCAGTGTGAATGGCCTGGCTTACGCAGAGTATGTTATCTACAGAGGggagcag gcaTATCCAGAGTATCTCATCACCTACCAGATCGCAAAACCAGAGTGTAACACGCAGAGCACCATAGGAGCACAGCAGAAATCatag